One genomic window of Kosmotoga olearia TBF 19.5.1 includes the following:
- the rplU gene encoding 50S ribosomal protein L21 produces the protein MYAIIEASGKQYKVEEGITLFTEKLKDFAEGDQVVFDRVLLLKDDSGVKVGKPYLENVKIVGKVVRHGRGKKIRVVKFRPRKNYHRVKGHKQWFSEVLIEKIEY, from the coding sequence ATGTACGCTATCATCGAAGCATCCGGGAAGCAGTACAAAGTCGAAGAAGGGATCACATTGTTTACGGAAAAACTCAAGGATTTCGCTGAAGGCGATCAGGTTGTATTTGACAGGGTTCTTCTTTTGAAGGACGACAGTGGTGTGAAAGTGGGCAAGCCCTACCTCGAAAACGTTAAGATAGTTGGTAAGGTCGTCAGGCACGGTAGAGGTAAAAAGATCAGAGTCGTGAAGTTCAGACCAAGAAAGAACTACCATCGTGTCAAAGGGCACAAACAGTGGTTCTCAGAAGTCCTGATCGAGAAGATCGAGTATTGA
- a CDS encoding alpha-amylase family glycosyl hydrolase — MYLKNIAAFLKEKIDSGKVDYAIPREWFPRDYEGTVRLKGQFIYVNPYEFGYSIIRDILSKMEEGKNYLLSLSKINKESSPDWLNESIMYSAHIRSTSAYPHLNPRVFTPIDSEGYTESGTVLKMIFMLPYLKAMGINTIYFLPVTKYSDKFRKGEVGSPYSVKNFFEIDPRYHDTLLDGFSVEEEFKAFMEASHALGIRVILDFIPRTSARDADLILEHPDWFYWIDVSELEDYAPPKIEGLGFELPSKENLEKVYSSDIVKQHLRKFRYAPNVMDPQRWENFVEANKGNQDFLEELVREFKVITPPGFSDWINDSQPTWNDITFLRLYEDHPEEAKKYLDDPKQPPYILFDVIKSSLFPGTIPNSGLWKVLQDIMPYFNEHFGVDGARLDMGHALPEALERQIVEAARKADPAFAIIAEELVMSNDVKAKDSGYNGILGNVWWMEARFEEGKTKELCYEILPKLKLPALAAVETPDTPRACTRKYGKVFSKFMTALNFFLPNTIPFINAGQEIFERQPMNLGLDNSEEGRFVLPPEDPFYGKLAFFDHYVLHWNTEENLCKLTRHLSQLRISMNALLKEPHNLRLLFAEDKHVIGMLYWNSEKGLVIVGNINFNEMKNVTLDLGYYTWRGEHTLKVCMKGKDIVDETWKTSGPLNLSLGPGDVFIAVVE, encoded by the coding sequence ATGTATCTTAAAAACATTGCCGCTTTTTTGAAAGAAAAGATCGATTCTGGCAAAGTTGATTACGCCATACCTCGCGAATGGTTCCCCAGGGATTATGAGGGAACGGTAAGACTCAAAGGTCAGTTCATCTATGTTAACCCATATGAATTTGGTTACAGTATAATTCGCGACATTCTGAGTAAGATGGAAGAGGGGAAGAATTACCTTCTTTCATTATCAAAGATTAACAAAGAAAGCTCCCCTGATTGGCTGAATGAAAGCATCATGTATTCCGCGCATATTCGTTCGACCTCAGCTTATCCACATCTTAATCCGAGAGTGTTTACTCCTATCGACAGCGAGGGGTATACGGAATCTGGCACAGTTCTCAAAATGATTTTCATGTTACCTTACTTGAAAGCTATGGGAATTAATACTATTTATTTCCTGCCGGTAACAAAATACAGCGACAAATTTAGAAAAGGCGAGGTTGGATCACCATATTCGGTAAAAAATTTCTTTGAGATAGACCCAAGGTATCATGATACTTTGTTGGATGGATTCAGTGTCGAAGAAGAATTCAAGGCTTTTATGGAGGCGTCTCACGCTCTTGGAATTCGCGTGATTCTTGATTTTATTCCCCGGACGTCAGCCCGCGACGCGGACCTAATTTTAGAACATCCGGATTGGTTTTACTGGATAGATGTTTCAGAGTTGGAAGATTACGCTCCGCCGAAAATCGAAGGGCTCGGCTTTGAACTTCCATCAAAAGAAAATCTGGAAAAGGTCTACTCCTCTGACATAGTAAAACAACATCTCAGGAAATTCAGATATGCACCAAACGTTATGGATCCTCAACGCTGGGAAAACTTTGTTGAAGCTAACAAAGGGAACCAGGATTTTTTAGAGGAACTGGTACGTGAGTTCAAAGTCATTACACCACCAGGTTTCTCGGATTGGATCAATGATTCTCAGCCAACCTGGAATGACATTACATTTCTCAGATTATATGAAGACCATCCTGAAGAGGCGAAAAAATATCTCGATGATCCTAAACAGCCGCCGTATATTCTTTTTGATGTAATAAAATCTTCTCTTTTCCCGGGGACCATACCCAATTCCGGCCTCTGGAAGGTGCTTCAAGACATAATGCCCTACTTTAATGAACATTTTGGGGTTGATGGTGCTCGCCTTGATATGGGGCATGCCCTTCCCGAGGCTCTTGAGCGTCAAATTGTAGAAGCGGCACGAAAAGCCGATCCAGCCTTTGCCATAATCGCGGAAGAGCTTGTTATGTCAAATGATGTTAAAGCAAAAGACTCGGGTTACAATGGTATTCTTGGGAATGTTTGGTGGATGGAAGCGAGATTTGAAGAAGGAAAAACGAAGGAACTTTGTTACGAAATCCTGCCGAAGCTAAAACTACCAGCTCTCGCAGCTGTTGAAACCCCCGATACCCCAAGGGCCTGTACCCGTAAGTATGGGAAGGTGTTTTCGAAATTTATGACGGCGTTGAATTTCTTTTTACCCAATACCATTCCTTTTATCAATGCTGGACAGGAAATCTTTGAGCGTCAGCCTATGAACCTCGGCCTCGACAACTCAGAAGAGGGAAGGTTTGTTCTTCCACCTGAGGATCCTTTTTATGGAAAACTGGCCTTTTTTGATCATTACGTTCTTCACTGGAATACGGAAGAAAACCTTTGTAAGTTGACCAGGCACCTTTCACAGCTCCGAATTTCAATGAATGCACTTTTGAAAGAGCCACACAACCTTAGATTACTTTTTGCCGAAGACAAACACGTTATCGGAATGTTGTATTGGAATAGTGAAAAAGGTTTAGTCATAGTGGGAAACATCAATTTCAATGAAATGAAGAACGTTACACTGGACCTCGGTTATTATACCTGGAGAGGCGAGCACACATTAAAGGTTTGCATGAAAGGTAAGGATATTGTTGATGAAACATGGAAAACATCAGGACCTTTAAACCTTTCGTTAGGTCCCGGTGATGTGTTTATTGCTGTAGTAGAATAG
- the rpsI gene encoding 30S ribosomal protein S9, whose translation MAEIVEYIGTGRRKTSVARVRLRPGEGKFIVNGKELKDLKEYLHNDAWVRHALKPAVLTDTLGRFDIFIRVSGGGLSGQAGAIRLGIARALLQFNEDLKPLLKQNGLLTRDARIVERKKYGLKKARRAPQFSKR comes from the coding sequence ATGGCAGAAATAGTTGAATATATCGGTACTGGAAGAAGAAAGACCTCTGTCGCTCGCGTTAGACTCAGACCAGGTGAAGGTAAATTCATAGTCAATGGAAAAGAACTTAAAGATTTAAAGGAATATCTGCATAACGACGCATGGGTTAGACATGCTCTTAAACCTGCAGTCTTAACAGATACTCTTGGACGCTTCGATATATTTATCAGAGTGTCAGGTGGCGGATTATCCGGACAGGCCGGCGCCATTAGATTGGGTATTGCAAGAGCCCTTTTACAGTTCAACGAAGATTTGAAACCTCTTCTAAAGCAGAACGGACTCCTTACAAGAGATGCACGTATTGTAGAAAGGAAAAAGTACGGACTCAAAAAAGCTAGAAGAGCTCCTCAGTTCTCCAAACGTTAA
- a CDS encoding HPP family protein gives MKVRDAMIHDVSAVFEDETIEDFIITCLRKMRTGLPVVDEEFRVVGFISESDVIKSSLPSYFELLQSASFIPDTHQFVRRLGDIRNDPIASHMVSPAIAVKPDDTLINAADLLIKKGLKTLPVVDDDHKLVGIITRLNLIYSALQGRVLE, from the coding sequence ATGAAGGTACGCGATGCGATGATTCATGATGTATCAGCGGTTTTTGAAGATGAAACGATAGAAGATTTCATAATCACGTGTTTGAGAAAAATGCGCACGGGGTTACCGGTTGTTGATGAAGAATTCAGGGTGGTTGGATTCATTAGCGAAAGCGATGTTATAAAATCGTCACTCCCAAGTTATTTTGAATTACTCCAGAGTGCCTCTTTTATCCCGGATACTCATCAGTTTGTGAGAAGACTGGGAGACATAAGAAACGATCCCATCGCTTCACATATGGTTTCACCAGCAATCGCTGTGAAACCGGATGATACGCTTATAAATGCAGCCGATCTTCTTATAAAAAAAGGATTAAAAACCCTACCTGTCGTGGATGATGACCATAAACTCGTAGGGATCATAACCCGCTTGAATCTCATTTATTCGGCCCTTCAGGGGCGGGTACTTGAATGA
- a CDS encoding 1-phosphofructokinase family hexose kinase, producing the protein MCYLRVLTVTLNPALDRELVVENFTINNLHRVKNQKYSIMEPGGKGINVSLILSGFGIPSIAMGFIGGYIGAVVESRLRNLSDLVTTNFINVEEETRENITIIDPASDTITEINSQGPFVDKRDIDKFMKRYLVSLGRVNAVVISGSVPPGIPEDFYYLLGNTAKEAGKLVVSESIGACFEYAVKRGAFTVARPDLRSDQKLFGQDLEDLDDYVEAGKKIVESGAKMAILSYEIEGDVIATEEGVWFFKTHEHVERSHLLGTGDSFVAGVVEHLLKHPHDYLNAAKRGMAAAITEAAYLGKERITLDDVETNLTAFDISRLR; encoded by the coding sequence GTGTGTTACTTGCGTGTTCTTACAGTAACGCTAAACCCTGCTCTAGACAGGGAACTTGTTGTTGAGAACTTTACAATAAACAACCTGCATCGTGTTAAGAACCAGAAGTATTCCATAATGGAACCTGGAGGAAAGGGAATAAACGTCTCACTCATTCTGTCCGGATTTGGAATCCCAAGTATAGCCATGGGATTCATTGGAGGATATATAGGAGCTGTTGTCGAAAGCAGATTGAGAAACCTAAGTGATCTGGTTACGACAAACTTCATCAATGTAGAAGAAGAAACAAGGGAAAATATAACGATTATAGACCCAGCCAGCGATACCATCACAGAAATCAACTCCCAGGGCCCATTTGTGGATAAGCGGGATATCGACAAGTTCATGAAGCGTTATCTTGTCAGTTTAGGCAGGGTAAATGCAGTCGTTATATCTGGAAGTGTTCCTCCGGGTATTCCGGAAGATTTCTACTATTTACTAGGTAACACAGCAAAAGAAGCTGGTAAGCTCGTCGTCTCTGAATCCATTGGCGCCTGTTTTGAATATGCCGTTAAAAGAGGCGCTTTCACTGTTGCCAGACCAGACTTAAGAAGTGACCAGAAGCTTTTTGGGCAGGATTTAGAAGACCTGGACGATTATGTAGAAGCAGGTAAAAAAATTGTTGAATCGGGGGCGAAAATGGCTATCCTTTCTTATGAAATCGAGGGTGATGTTATAGCCACCGAAGAAGGCGTCTGGTTTTTCAAAACCCACGAACACGTGGAACGTTCACATCTGCTTGGGACAGGAGATAGTTTTGTTGCCGGTGTGGTTGAACATCTGTTGAAACATCCACACGATTATCTAAATGCAGCAAAACGCGGTATGGCTGCTGCAATAACGGAAGCAGCATATTTAGGAAAAGAAAGAATAACTTTGGACGATGTTGAAACTAACCTTACTGCTTTTGACATAAGTAGGTTGAGGTGA
- the rpmA gene encoding 50S ribosomal protein L27: MAHKRSSGAGRNGRDSNPKYLGVKRGENAFVRAGTIIIRQRGTKIHPGQNVGMGRDFTLYALIDGKVHFETRNNRKYVSVYAE, translated from the coding sequence ATGGCCCACAAAAGAAGTAGCGGAGCTGGAAGAAACGGAAGAGACAGTAATCCAAAATATCTTGGAGTCAAGCGTGGAGAAAACGCCTTCGTTAGAGCAGGGACAATAATAATCAGACAAAGAGGAACGAAGATCCACCCTGGTCAAAATGTTGGTATGGGAAGAGATTTCACGCTTTATGCTTTGATAGATGGTAAGGTACATTTTGAGACTCGCAATAACAGAAAGTATGTCAGTGTTTACGCTGAATAA
- a CDS encoding ISNCY-like element ISKol11 family transposase, which translates to MKNVVKEYSKRYRKARKKEKSEILDEFTRVTKYNRSYASFLLRGALKKRKATSPSQKKGRKKKYDHKVFVKLVKIWEIMDFPCGKRLEAVMDEVIDNLVRNGHLTLAEETKRKLLSISASTIDRLLSSERKKMELKGRSHTKPGTLLKKHIRIKTHYEWDDTRPGFVEIDLVGHDGGSVSGDFCYSLNMVDVASGWSVVAPIRNKAQIWTLKAIIQLRKTLPFTLLGIHSDNGSEFINRHIYRYCEDEGLLFTRTRSYNKNDNCHVEQKNWSVVRRAVGYYRYDTEEEFQILKELYASLNLYNNHFQPNQKIIEKIRKGNKVSKKYDRPTTPYERIMRSPWVDQDKKDRLRRQHEALDIYKLKSIITHLQEQLLSIQIDKSKGGILNYVPLNFK; encoded by the coding sequence ATGAAAAATGTGGTGAAGGAGTATTCAAAAAGGTACAGAAAAGCTCGCAAAAAAGAAAAATCCGAGATTCTAGATGAATTCACCCGAGTTACCAAGTATAATCGTAGTTACGCATCGTTTTTACTACGAGGAGCCTTGAAAAAGCGAAAGGCAACCTCACCCAGCCAGAAAAAAGGTCGAAAGAAAAAATATGATCACAAAGTCTTCGTGAAACTCGTGAAGATATGGGAGATAATGGATTTTCCATGTGGTAAAAGGCTCGAAGCAGTGATGGACGAAGTAATAGATAATCTTGTTCGTAATGGGCATCTAACATTGGCTGAAGAAACAAAGAGGAAGCTTCTCAGCATAAGTGCTTCCACTATCGATAGATTGTTATCCAGCGAGAGGAAAAAGATGGAACTCAAAGGACGATCTCATACAAAGCCCGGAACACTTCTGAAAAAGCACATACGAATAAAAACACATTACGAGTGGGACGATACAAGACCAGGCTTTGTTGAGATTGACCTCGTTGGGCATGATGGCGGGAGTGTAAGTGGTGATTTTTGCTACAGCCTCAACATGGTAGATGTAGCAAGTGGTTGGAGTGTAGTGGCACCAATAAGAAACAAAGCGCAAATTTGGACATTAAAAGCTATAATTCAGTTGAGGAAAACGCTTCCCTTCACTTTATTAGGTATTCACTCAGATAACGGATCAGAATTTATTAATAGACACATATACCGTTATTGTGAAGATGAAGGGCTTCTATTCACCAGAACCCGGAGTTACAACAAGAATGATAATTGTCATGTCGAACAAAAGAACTGGTCTGTTGTAAGAAGAGCCGTTGGATATTACAGATACGACACAGAGGAAGAATTCCAAATACTAAAGGAGTTGTATGCGTCTCTGAATCTGTACAATAATCATTTTCAGCCAAATCAGAAAATCATTGAGAAAATTAGAAAAGGAAACAAGGTAAGCAAAAAATACGACCGCCCTACTACACCATACGAAAGGATCATGCGATCTCCCTGGGTTGACCAAGATAAAAAAGACAGGCTTCGCAGACAACACGAAGCCCTAGACATTTACAAACTCAAGAGTATAATAACACATTTGCAAGAGCAATTACTGAGCATCCAGATTGACAAATCGAAAGGAGGGATCCTCAACTATGTCCCTCTCAATTTTAAGTAG
- the dnaG gene encoding DNA primase — translation MFDKEIIDRIKSSIDIVELVGRYVNLQKSGSYYRGLCPFHSDSDPSFYVSPGKQFFHCFGCGVSGDVITFYEKIENLPFSEAVEKLAEIAGIELPKKYSVRTEYDKYTQSLNILAEAYHKELLSGKHPDVLEYLLKERGFSEETLREFRIGFSPGNRTFLKKLVSNFGVKLEELLKAGVLVKKNSDYFDRFSKRIIIPIHNENGKVIGFGGRIIPGETGSKYINSPETRYFVKGRVLFNLHRAKKSVKELDYVVITEGYFDSMALYEAGIENNVGVLGTNLTRQHLKLLKTYTNNLLFLMDSDSAGKNATLRSLDLAESEGFSTAVAKITGTKDAGELFKNEGPKALVDTLKNAIPGAVFRVDYLALKVDITTPQGKQKLLEFLIPTLSRYLQRADNAGFQLTVKAISEKTNLLIKEIIAVAKGREKPQKILRERSTFKLKQIEKDLLSIYFGHPELRSEVARVVDFLETSEAFRYLVKFIKKKQDFNEIIDEIDEKIGPSLMEAVEYSTDISMARKMLKDIETHVDKKIIREQIEEIDRKLRKVIDPAMKESLMIRRMELTRLLKRTLKGGEADGR, via the coding sequence GTGTTCGATAAGGAGATAATTGACAGAATCAAAAGCTCCATTGATATTGTGGAGCTTGTTGGTCGTTATGTTAACCTCCAGAAGTCTGGAAGTTATTACAGAGGACTATGCCCTTTTCATAGCGACAGCGATCCATCTTTTTATGTTAGTCCCGGCAAGCAATTTTTCCATTGCTTTGGATGTGGTGTTTCTGGAGACGTGATAACTTTCTATGAAAAAATAGAAAATCTGCCCTTTTCCGAGGCAGTGGAAAAGCTAGCTGAAATCGCAGGCATTGAGTTACCAAAAAAATATTCCGTCAGAACGGAATACGACAAATATACACAATCCCTAAATATTCTGGCTGAAGCCTATCATAAGGAACTTTTATCGGGAAAACATCCGGATGTCCTTGAGTACCTTTTAAAAGAAAGGGGTTTCTCAGAAGAAACATTACGTGAATTTCGTATAGGTTTTTCACCAGGAAATCGAACTTTTTTGAAGAAACTGGTGTCAAATTTCGGGGTAAAATTGGAAGAACTTTTAAAAGCAGGCGTTCTGGTTAAGAAAAATAGTGATTACTTCGACAGATTCAGCAAAAGAATTATAATACCAATACACAATGAGAATGGAAAAGTTATTGGTTTTGGCGGAAGAATAATACCTGGAGAAACTGGAAGTAAGTACATAAATTCACCTGAAACGCGGTATTTTGTTAAAGGTCGAGTGTTGTTCAATTTACACCGAGCAAAAAAGAGTGTAAAAGAACTTGATTATGTTGTCATAACAGAAGGTTACTTTGATTCGATGGCGCTTTATGAAGCCGGAATTGAAAACAACGTAGGGGTTCTTGGAACAAATTTAACCCGCCAGCACTTAAAATTACTAAAAACCTATACAAACAATCTTCTTTTTTTAATGGACTCTGATAGTGCTGGAAAAAATGCAACTCTCCGTTCACTCGATCTAGCTGAAAGCGAGGGGTTTTCAACCGCGGTAGCAAAAATAACCGGCACAAAAGATGCCGGAGAACTCTTTAAAAACGAGGGACCAAAAGCCCTTGTGGATACACTCAAGAACGCGATACCCGGCGCAGTATTTCGAGTGGATTATCTCGCGCTAAAGGTAGATATTACTACCCCCCAGGGAAAACAAAAACTTCTGGAATTCCTGATTCCCACATTATCCAGGTACCTCCAAAGAGCGGATAATGCGGGTTTCCAACTCACAGTCAAAGCCATTTCTGAAAAAACAAATCTCCTCATCAAGGAAATAATAGCCGTGGCAAAAGGAAGGGAGAAACCACAAAAGATTTTAAGGGAACGTAGTACTTTTAAACTCAAACAAATAGAAAAAGACTTGCTAAGCATTTATTTTGGGCATCCAGAATTACGAAGCGAGGTCGCAAGAGTAGTTGATTTTTTAGAAACGTCAGAAGCTTTCAGGTATCTGGTGAAATTTATAAAGAAGAAACAGGACTTCAACGAGATTATTGATGAAATAGACGAAAAAATAGGACCTTCTCTTATGGAAGCGGTTGAATATTCTACCGATATTTCGATGGCACGTAAAATGTTAAAAGATATCGAGACGCATGTTGATAAAAAAATAATTCGCGAACAAATTGAGGAAATAGATAGAAAACTTAGAAAAGTAATCGACCCAGCTATGAAAGAATCACTGATGATTCGTCGCATGGAACTCACAAGGTTACTAAAAAGAACCTTGAAGGGTGGTGAAGCTGATGGCAGATAA
- a CDS encoding stage V sporulation protein S codes for MEVLKVASSSKPNAVAGALAGVIREKGVAEVQAIGAGAVNQAVKAIAIARGYVAPSGIDLVCLPSFADVEIDGEVRTAIKFVVKPKE; via the coding sequence ATGGAGGTTTTAAAAGTTGCATCCAGTTCAAAACCAAACGCGGTTGCAGGTGCTCTTGCAGGGGTGATCAGGGAAAAGGGAGTTGCAGAAGTTCAAGCCATTGGAGCAGGCGCTGTCAATCAAGCCGTGAAAGCGATCGCAATCGCCCGTGGTTATGTTGCTCCCAGTGGAATTGACCTTGTTTGTCTGCCGTCTTTCGCCGATGTTGAAATCGACGGTGAGGTTAGAACAGCTATAAAATTTGTGGTTAAACCCAAAGAGTAA
- the rplM gene encoding 50S ribosomal protein L13, which produces MKIQKTPICKVGVRHFKVNTKRKGEIERVEKFVVAPDGSKLERKWYLVDATDVPLGRLASQVAKILMGKHKPTYTPHVDTGDFVIIINASKVKLTGKKLDQKIYYRYSGYPGGLKERTAREMLQKHPERVIKLAVKRMLPKTRLGAKMLKKLKIFTGPEHIHEAQKPETIELVK; this is translated from the coding sequence ATGAAGATTCAAAAAACACCTATTTGCAAAGTTGGAGTAAGGCATTTTAAGGTAAATACAAAACGTAAAGGTGAAATAGAAAGAGTTGAAAAATTTGTTGTTGCTCCAGATGGAAGCAAACTCGAAAGAAAATGGTATCTTGTGGACGCCACAGATGTTCCTCTCGGAAGACTCGCATCACAGGTCGCAAAGATTTTGATGGGGAAACATAAACCTACCTACACGCCCCATGTTGATACAGGGGACTTTGTTATAATTATCAACGCTTCCAAAGTCAAGTTAACAGGCAAAAAGCTTGATCAGAAGATTTATTACAGGTATTCCGGTTATCCGGGAGGACTAAAAGAAAGAACAGCCAGAGAGATGCTTCAGAAGCATCCTGAACGCGTGATCAAGCTTGCTGTGAAACGAATGCTTCCGAAAACAAGGCTTGGTGCAAAGATGCTTAAAAAGCTTAAGATCTTCACAGGGCCCGAACATATTCATGAAGCTCAGAAACCTGAAACCATCGAATTGGTTAAGTGA
- the rpoD gene encoding RNA polymerase sigma factor RpoD, whose translation MADKKNKAKMVEEPKEKNSSQKKTTEVVMLSDKEVQSRIKKLVKLGKKKGYITYEDIDNAFPPDYEGFDSSLVEVIYEELEKNKVRILEKEPTEDQEESGQENPAEDIETLLESAPEMYDNISLKDPIKMYLKEIGKIPLLTPSKERELARRAQKGDKKAREELITANLRLVVSIAKRYIGRGLSFLDLIQEGNIGLIKAVEKFDWKKGYKFSTYATWWIRQAITRAIADQARTIRVPVHMVETINKVNKVIREHLQEHGEYPTVEELGKLTGKTPEKIEEILAASKETVSLESPISGDEESTMGDFVHDESIEKPEEAAIKMLLREQIDEVLDTLSPREAMVLKMRYGLLDGKTKTLEEVGQFFNVTRERIRQIEVKALRKLRHPSRSKQLKALLGMLNSSKSE comes from the coding sequence ATGGCAGATAAAAAGAATAAGGCAAAAATGGTGGAGGAACCAAAAGAAAAAAACTCTTCACAAAAGAAAACAACTGAAGTAGTCATGCTTTCAGACAAAGAGGTTCAATCACGAATCAAAAAACTCGTTAAATTGGGAAAAAAGAAGGGTTATATAACCTATGAAGATATAGACAATGCCTTTCCCCCGGATTATGAGGGATTTGATTCTTCATTGGTTGAAGTAATCTACGAGGAATTAGAAAAGAACAAGGTTCGAATACTGGAGAAAGAACCCACCGAGGATCAGGAAGAAAGCGGACAGGAAAATCCGGCCGAAGATATAGAAACACTTCTCGAAAGTGCTCCAGAGATGTATGACAACATATCTCTAAAAGATCCTATAAAGATGTATCTGAAAGAAATTGGCAAGATCCCTCTGTTAACACCAAGTAAAGAAAGAGAATTGGCAAGGAGAGCACAAAAGGGTGATAAAAAAGCGAGAGAAGAACTTATAACAGCTAATTTGCGTCTCGTTGTTTCTATCGCCAAAAGATATATAGGTAGAGGCTTATCTTTCCTTGACCTTATACAGGAAGGAAATATAGGTCTCATAAAAGCTGTTGAAAAATTCGATTGGAAGAAAGGATACAAGTTCAGCACCTACGCTACCTGGTGGATCAGGCAGGCAATAACCCGTGCTATTGCTGACCAGGCAAGAACTATACGAGTTCCCGTACACATGGTTGAAACCATCAACAAGGTGAACAAGGTGATCCGTGAACATCTTCAGGAACACGGAGAATATCCAACGGTTGAAGAATTGGGTAAATTAACAGGAAAAACCCCGGAAAAAATAGAAGAAATCCTTGCTGCTTCAAAAGAAACCGTTTCGCTCGAGTCACCTATCAGCGGTGACGAAGAATCCACCATGGGAGATTTCGTTCATGATGAATCCATCGAAAAACCCGAAGAAGCAGCAATAAAAATGCTCCTGCGTGAGCAAATCGACGAAGTTTTAGATACTTTGAGCCCGAGGGAAGCCATGGTCTTGAAAATGAGATATGGTCTTCTCGATGGAAAAACAAAAACTTTAGAAGAGGTTGGACAATTCTTTAATGTTACCAGAGAAAGAATTAGACAGATTGAGGTTAAAGCTTTGAGAAAACTTAGACATCCGTCAAGAAGCAAACAGCTCAAAGCACTGCTTGGAATGCTAAATAGCTCAAAATCAGAGTAG
- a CDS encoding ATP-binding cassette domain-containing protein gives MIKELMKMGSLKDEAALYLKNFTLKVNNEVKLENISLDVKRGQVALIYGPRGSGKSLLLRAFLHLNEEIFEVVQGEGEICFFGKSVLDIERKLLRKEIAYVDTSFLNAISFFSLHEFMRLLKGDHFVIEDLSDEELDLLKVLEIDDLLIGDPNVPLGVFQPFQRLALLIYSTLVRNPRVIILDSVLDHLDDEVCTRVKNLLIDSKGDRTILLSSRYVFRFLDVADLLIYLKSGKILYAGSTEEFVKGSHSSF, from the coding sequence ATGATAAAAGAACTGATGAAGATGGGCAGTCTCAAAGATGAGGCTGCTCTTTATTTAAAAAATTTTACATTAAAAGTAAACAACGAAGTCAAACTTGAAAACATATCTCTGGACGTAAAACGCGGACAGGTTGCTTTAATCTATGGTCCCAGAGGTTCAGGAAAGTCCCTTCTTCTAAGGGCTTTTTTGCACCTGAATGAAGAAATCTTCGAGGTTGTTCAGGGAGAAGGAGAGATTTGTTTCTTCGGGAAATCTGTTCTAGATATTGAAAGAAAGCTTCTTCGCAAAGAAATCGCTTACGTAGATACCTCTTTCCTTAATGCCATAAGTTTTTTTTCTCTTCACGAGTTTATGCGATTATTGAAAGGTGATCATTTTGTTATAGAAGACCTTTCTGATGAGGAACTGGATCTTCTGAAAGTACTGGAGATTGATGACCTTCTTATTGGAGATCCTAACGTTCCCCTTGGTGTTTTTCAACCTTTTCAACGGTTGGCGCTTCTTATATATTCTACCCTCGTCAGAAATCCCCGGGTAATTATACTCGATAGTGTTCTGGATCATCTTGACGATGAAGTATGTACCAGAGTGAAAAATCTTCTGATCGATTCAAAGGGTGACAGAACTATCCTCCTTTCAAGTCGCTATGTATTCAGGTTTCTGGATGTAGCGGATTTGTTGATATATCTAAAAAGTGGTAAAATTTTATATGCCGGAAGTACGGAAGAATTTGTGAAAGGAAGCCATTCAAGTTTCTAA